A DNA window from Paenibacillus sp. HWE-109 contains the following coding sequences:
- a CDS encoding DUF805 domain-containing protein, which yields MGWYLKVLKDYVGFSGRARRKEYWMFLLFNAIASTILVILDTIIGLNSVLPLLYSLAVLLPSLAVSFRRLHDTGRSAWWVLISLIPFIGSIILIVFNCQDSESNTNKYGPNPKQFA from the coding sequence ATGGGATGGTATTTAAAGGTATTAAAAGATTATGTAGGGTTTTCAGGCAGAGCACGACGCAAGGAATACTGGATGTTTCTGCTCTTCAATGCGATCGCTAGTACAATTCTAGTCATCTTGGATACAATAATTGGACTGAACTCCGTTTTACCTTTGCTGTATTCTTTGGCAGTTCTTTTGCCGTCGCTTGCTGTTTCTTTTCGGAGACTGCATGATACGGGGAGGAGCGCTTGGTGGGTTTTAATTAGTTTAATCCCATTTATCGGCTCTATTATTCTTATCGTATTCAACTGCCAAGACAGTGAGTCTAATACGAACAAGTATGGTCCTAATCCGAAGCAATTCGCTTAA
- a CDS encoding RNA polymerase sigma factor: MENNSLLRTDKELAELYQRHVDQVYRLCYIYLKNPVDAEDAVQSVFLKLIKSQMVFNDHEHEKAWLIVTTRNHCKDVLKNWWTTRRVALNALPEVSSWNGHEPSGKVLARLLSLPEKYKTVLYLYYFEEYSVKELSEMLGHKESTIQTQLSRGRKRLKIDLGVNYLEQQKY, translated from the coding sequence ATGGAAAACAATTCTTTATTGCGTACGGATAAAGAGTTGGCTGAACTCTATCAACGGCATGTCGATCAAGTTTACAGGCTGTGCTATATCTATTTGAAAAATCCCGTTGATGCAGAAGACGCTGTTCAATCTGTATTTTTAAAACTGATCAAATCTCAAATGGTCTTCAATGACCACGAACATGAAAAAGCGTGGTTGATAGTAACCACCAGAAATCACTGTAAAGACGTTCTTAAAAATTGGTGGACAACCCGTCGTGTGGCTCTAAATGCTTTACCGGAAGTTTCTTCTTGGAATGGTCATGAGCCATCGGGAAAGGTGCTTGCAAGACTGCTTTCACTTCCGGAAAAGTACAAAACAGTTTTATATCTTTACTATTTCGAGGAGTACTCGGTAAAAGAATTATCAGAGATGTTAGGACACAAAGAAAGCACGATCCAAACACAACTATCCAGAGGCCGCAAACGCCTTAAAATTGATTTGGGAGTGAACTATCTTGAGCAACAAAAATATTAA